A region of Methanocorpusculum labreanum Z DNA encodes the following proteins:
- a CDS encoding Zn-ribbon domain-containing OB-fold protein — MTVARFWREIPQRYNMVGTKCDICGDVFFPPRAICPHCRRDGKIVPCQFSGKGKVLTYSVLSAASDQFSALKPYVLAIIELEEGTRVTSHLVCEPDEVRIGMPVKSVFRVLDREGSDGIIHYGTKFVPDI, encoded by the coding sequence ATGACCGTAGCACGATTCTGGAGAGAGATTCCCCAGAGATACAATATGGTCGGAACGAAATGCGATATCTGCGGGGATGTATTCTTCCCGCCAAGAGCAATCTGTCCGCACTGCCGCCGGGATGGAAAAATTGTCCCCTGCCAGTTCTCCGGGAAAGGAAAGGTTCTGACTTACTCGGTCCTCTCCGCAGCAAGCGATCAGTTCTCCGCACTGAAACCGTACGTTCTCGCGATCATTGAGCTCGAAGAAGGAACAAGGGTCACCTCCCATCTCGTCTGCGAACCCGACGAGGTCCGCATCGGTATGCCGGTCAAGTCCGTCTTCCGTGTTCTGGACCGCGAAGGTTCGGACGGGATCATCCATTACGGAACCAAATTCGTTCCGGATATCTAA